The sequence GCCCGGCTGGAGCCGAATGGCGGGGCATCGCCGGCGGGTGGAGGAATGTCACTGTTTACCTCCGGAGGCTGTGGGGCCGGCTCGCAGAGCTCTGCCTGCGGCTGCGGCCGCGCGCGCctgcccgggcggccccgctggcGCCCGCGTGCGGATTTTGGAGCCGAGGTGCGTGCGAGGGGCTGGCGCCAGGCAGGCAGGGGCCGCACGCAGGGAGGGCGCGGGGGCTACGTGCAGCAGGGACGGGACCCCGGGGGCTGGCGTGGAGCGGTGCAGGCTGGCACAGGCTCTTTGGAGGGGGCACAGGGTTGCTGGGGGTGGCACAGGGTCCTTGGTGGTGGCACAGGGTCACTGGTGGTGGCACAGGTCctcgggggtggcgggggcgcgTGGGAAGCTGGTGGCCCTGGCGCACAGCAGGGCAGCTGTGGCCCCAGCAGCACGGGCACCTCTCGGGCTCCGGCGGGCACCCAGGGGCGCGTGGGCAGAGGGACCGAGGGCTGCGGTCCCGTGCCTTGTCCCCGGGGCCATCGATGTCTCCATGGCGAGCCCTAATGAAGGGGGctgcacgcccccccccccccatctctcaGGGCAATTAAAGCACGGGCATTCGTTAGCGGGATGCAAAATTAGCTGGGCTGAAAAATGGGCCCTGCTGGGGACGGGGGGCACCCCCCGGCTTGCCCCTCACCGCAGGGCGCAGCACCCGGCCCCGGAGACGCCTCGGGGTGACGAAAGGggtcggggggagcagggcccgggTGGGGGGCCACGCTGCtggcaggcagggagggcagcgcccggggtggcgggggctgcgtcccccccccaccaccccacaccGAGCCGAGGGCCCTGCCGATAACGCGGCGCCGTTAATCAATCAGGGAGCTAATTGCAGCGCCACAATGAACGCGCCACCTCAATGGGCTTTTGTGCGGCGCGCccgagccggggctggggccatCGCTCTGCCTCTGCGGCGGCGGCCGAGACAGGTCCCTTTGTCAGCGGGACAGgcaccggccgcccgccccggcccccagatGGATGGCGAGCCCTCTCCATTACCCaccaaggctgggggggggggggacatggggaggaagaggaagggagaacgGACCGCCGTTCGTTTTGGGGCAGGCGCGGGGCCGGAGGTGGGCGAGGGATGGGGATTTGGGACGGGGGACGGTGCCGGGCGAGCGGCTCTCgctgttgcccccccccccccgggagctgCGTGGGACTGCGCTTGCTGCTGTCCCCATCCTGGTGACCCCAGGCGCCGGAGCCCGGGCAGAGGCGGTCGGggtttctctgcctctctcccaagAGGAGAaactcctcttcccccttcccgaCCAGGGCAAACCACAGAGACGGGGTTGGGGGCgcgggggggaagaaaagaaagttaaatgaACGCGGTAGAAGAATAAAAAGAGCTCGTTTTTCAGGCTTATGCGAAGAAGCCGAGCCAATATCGGGGCCATAAATTAGGGATGCTGGAGGACGGCGGTGAGTGACGGCTCCGTTTGAGGGGCGAAGCGCGGCCCTGACAGCCTCCGCCGGCGAAACGGATGGCTTTCCGAtaccgcccgctccccgccgccggggaggAAGGGATAAGGAGGGGATGCTGGCCCCCTCCTCGGCCttgccgcagcccccgccgccgcgctgcgggcTTGCCGCGTCCGGCCCGTTGCAGCGAGGGGCCGCCGGGCTATTTGCGGGGGGGATATTTGGAGATTGGGGAAGGGGATGTATCGGGAGCCGGTGGCCATGGGGAtggtgctgggccgtgctggtcTCGCAGAGCCCAGGGGTGCTGGGCACCCCTAAGGGTGTGGGGGGTCCTacgtccccctgccccggcaCGGTGGGTGACGGCCCGGGACCGCGTCGTGCCGCCGGCCCCTTCCCGCAGAGTTGCAGCGGCTGTAATTCTTGCTGCCTGTTGAGGGCTCTGGCCGTAAATCGGGATGGCCCCGTAAAGCCGGAAAGGCGAAGGGCAGGTTAATGATGGCGGgtcagccccagagggagggcaggggcgcttcaggggctggggcagctggggacggGCTCTCGTAGGGTGAGGGTCAGGGTCTGTATTTCGGGTCGGGTCTCTCAGGGGGAAGTACTGAGGGCGTTTAAGCAgtcgggggtgctggggggatctgcgGGTGGGGGGTATCTCTGGGGATTTGTGGAGAGAGACCCTCTCTGGAGCTCTGAGGGGGGTTTATAAGAGACTCTCCAAAGGAGGCACTGAAGGAAGTTATAGGGTGCGCTCCTATCTAAAGGTTATGGGGGAGTCCTTCTACAGAGGTATCTGATGGGGGTTTTAGGGTGACTCCCTCTATAAGGGTTATGGGAGGGTCCCTCTTTATGTAGCTCTGAGGGGAACAACAGGGAGAGTCCCTGAAGGAGGCTCGGAGAGATTTAGGGGGCAGATGCTCTATAGGGAGTTGTAAGAACATTATGGAGTGAGATCCTCCATAGGGGGCTCTGAGGGAGGCTCTTTGCCCTTCCACCATGCCCCTACATCTCAGCGGGCAGCGTGCCCGTTCCCCTGCCACACTGACAGCTCTGCAGGGTCTCCATCGATGGGGACGCGGTATCAGAGTGATGGGGTCTACCCTGCTCGTGGGCACCCTGGCAGTCCCGCCTGCCCGCCCCCACACCCCCCGCCACGTGGGTGCTcaccctgccagctgctgcacgCCCGCAGCTTTGGGAAAGGAAAGACTGGTCTCTCTTCGGATGTGCTGCTGGACAGCCGGTACCCGCAGCGCCAGCTCTGATGCCTGCGCAGGGCTCGCTCAGGGTCTGCCTGTGTCTtgggcaggctctgcagcccagcatgAGCCCCACGGCTGCTGCTGCGTGGGGTGGCAAGTGAAAGCCCTGCTCCGGCAGGCATTCAGAGCCCTGCTGGTGCAGCCAGCGCTGGcgcggagcagggctgggggacgCAGCGCACGGCTGCGGTGGTGGGGACGAGGCTGTCATTGTCCCAGGACGGCTGGGCGAGGGGCGGTCGTGTCCCTGGGGAGCGAGGGTCTCCATCCCCGTGGCCTCACCCTGCATCCCTTTCTGTCTCCCGTGCGCGGCTGGAAGGGACGCCCGTGAACCGCATCCCCATCATGGCCAAGCAGGTGCTGGACCTGTACACGCTGTACCGCCTGGTGACGGACAAAGGGGGCCTGGTCGAAGTCATCAACAAGAAGATCTGGCGGGAGATCACCAAGGGCCTCAACCTACCTACCTCCATCACCAGTGCTGCCTTTACCCTCCGCACGCAGTGAGCACCCAGGCGCCGGGTTTTCCCCACGCCAGCACCCAAGCGTGGCCCTCTCTACCCACGCTATGAGCTGCGGGGCATCCTGCTGGCTCAGGAGCCCCAGAGCCCCGACCCTGCCCGCAGCGCCTGACTGGGACTCTGTTCGCACCCACGTGCTGCGTTACAGCTGGAGTGTCCCATGGGGAGACAGAAGGCTCTGCTTCTTCCCAGCATGGGTGCCATCCCCACCCCAGTCCCCCCCGCTTAGCCCAGGGGTGGCCAGGAGCCGCGTGGTGCTGGGTCTCATCCTGGCTCCCTCCCACACAGATACATGAAGTACCTGTACCCCTATGAATGTGAGAAGCAGGCGCTCAGCTCTCCGGGAGAGCTCCAGGCTGCCATCGACAGCAACCGGCGAGAGGGACGGAGGCAGACTTTTGGGACAGCACTCTTCAACTACTCACCCACTGGCACCCCAACCCTGCTGGGCTCCCCCAAAATGTCCCTGCCAGCCCTCAGCATCTCCACACACAGCTGCAGCCAGATCAGCCAAGTGCACACCGTTAAGAAAGGTGGGTGAGGGCCACGTCTGCTCCCCACTGGGCATCTCTCCCAGAAATGTGTACCACTGACAGCAGGCGTACCTCCTCGGCTGCTCTTGCCCGGTTTATAGGGAAAAGAGGAGCAATTTTGGTCATTTGGTCTCTTGGGACTGaacaagctttatttttcctgtcttacCCAGTTCTAGAGGGGAACCAAATCCAAATGCTCCCAACGGTGCCCTCCTCTCTGTGTCCCCCTTGCCCACTGGTGCTtagcaggagcaggcagcctgtgGGCCAAGACCTGGGTGCTTGCTCAGCTGGGGATGGAGAGATGGGCGCTGTCTCCGGCTCTCCGCCATCCCCAGGGCCGAGCGGTACCTGCTGAGCTCTCCCCATCGTTGCAGAAGACAGCGCGCTGTCAGCACCGGTGCCCGGCCGCATCGCCATCCCCGTGGGACTGGCTGGCCACCACCTTGTGgcagcccaggcagcagctgcgtCGCAGGcggcggtgctggagcagctgcgggaGAAGCTGGAGACGGGGGAGCCCCCAGAGAAGAAGGTGGCCCTGAcggcagaggagcagcagcggcTCATGCAGCACGCGCTGCAGCACAACCTCCTGGCCATGGCGTCCCAGTTCCCCATGAACATCAAGATCTCCAACAGAGGTAGCAAGCACGGTGCGCATTACCTgccatggggacaccctgggtgCAGAGCCCGGAGGGAGCAGCCAAATGGCTTCGAGGACCCAGGGCGAGCTCAGGGATGGGTGCGCACCATGGGAGGCACAGCCTGGCGCAGGGAGGCCAGAATGCAACCCCCCCAGCCTCTGCCAGCCATCCCCTGGCACCGAGTGCCCTGGTTAGCCCAGGAGGACTACCTGGTTAGCCCTGTGATTCCTCTGACCTTCAGAAAGCCCTGCCACGGCCAGCGCACCAGCTGGAGATGGGCAGGTATCCGCCAGGCCTCGAGAGCCGAGCTGCCCGGAGAAGATGGGGCCCCATTTCTCTTTCTGGCAGGttcttgtttctgtttctcttaacGCTCATATTGGTATTTCCTCTCCCCAGATGACAGACAGGAGACTGCATTGAACCTGTCCACCAACGGCATTAGCAGTATCAACATGTCAATAGAAATAAATGGAGTTGTCTACACAGGTAAATAGAAGGGCCGCTTGGCCCGTGTAATTGCGGCCGGGAAATCCAATAACTTATAGCCACTGCCTGGCCAGCAAGTCCTTCCTTCAATCTGATGTCTTTACTATAAAATCCATTGTAATGAAGTGGCAGGGcctggggagagggggcaggTGAAGGAGGGGGACAGCAAGGCTGGAAATTGTCCTCCGGGAGGGGCCAGCAACAAAGGACCAAGGGGGTGATAGATTGACAGATGGACTCAGGCTGAGAGGTGCAAAAAGGCCCTTGGGCAATCCCAACCATGGGGAGTCTGAGCCCCACAGAGAGTGCTTGGATTTGGGGCCATCTCAATGCTGTAGTGCCCAGGAGGTCTCAACCTCCTTAGCTGGCCCCCCGCAGGGTGCAGcgaggggtgttgggtgcaagggGGCTTGGAGGatgtgggcagaggtggtggatGCAGAGAAAAGGGCACTCAGGTGCTGGAAGAGATGCCGGGCTCGGGACGCTGTTGGGATGCCTTGCTGGAGCAGAGGCTCTGTCAGGTACCAACAGGCACCCAAGAGCCCAGCGGCCCTGGGCAGGGACTGGTACGAGGAGCCTGGAGGGtttgtgggtgcctggggaggaTGCACCAACGCCTGCCCTGCTGGCACCCCGctgaggggcctgggggggcccaCATGTGCTGGGACGCAGCCCCGCTgtgccaggcagggcaggggccgctgccgggccctgCGCAGCATGGGCATGGGCACTCACGTGCCCCTCATTGGCTAAGCAGCTTGCCCCATGCcctccagctccctgcctgccctgctgagACACCCCTAATTAAAATAGAAGGCTTTTCCATCAGCAAATAAATACTTAACGAGCTGGAAAGGTCAGGCCTAAGAAACATAGGGGCCTGCCAGCCAAATGGTCCTGGGCCACCCCAGGGGCTGTCCCACATGGGCAAGGGCATCCCGGGGGGCCTGGATGAGGGTTCACGGGGACAGAGACCcactgaggggaagagacagggCCTGGGGTGTAGAGTCCCAATTCTGCCTGCATTAGCAGGCAGCCCCAGGCTGCCCTAACACCGTCTTTCTCGCTCCCCAGGCGTCCTGTTCGCCCGCCGGCCCacggcccccccagcgcccagtGGCCCCGGTGGAGGGAGTGCCCAGAGCCAGCCAAGCCCCATGCCCACCCCAAACCCACTGCTCCCGGCCCCATCGCACAGCCACACTCCCGCCAGCACCTCACCATAGTGGCGATGCCCTCCGAAGCAGCCGGGAGTCCCTGGAGCTGGGCCAGCCCATGGGGAGCCCCCACACATGGACACCATGGGTGCCCCAGCCCCGGAGACAAGGCAGACTGGTCTGTCCTCCGCCTGGGGGGCACGAGGGGCTGTGCCCTTGGCTGTGGGTGAGAATGTGGCCTGGCAGTGGGGCAGAGCTAGTCCCATCAGTGGCTGGTTTGGGGCAGGGCTGTGCCCACTGGGATCTGGCTGCGGGGCTGGCCCTGGCTGCTCCTGTTCTCCCGGGACGTGACCTCGTGAGGCAGCGGGTGGGGTTATGAGGGGACCCAGCTGGGCCACCAAGGTGGGATGGGAGACCCAGGGGTGCCTCTTGCTGCAATATCGTGCAGTGATTTAGTGCAAGGCTGTGAGCACCCGTGAGAGCCCTCTTGCCACGCATGTGTCCCCTTTTCCAACATGTGCCCTCCTGCACAGGCGCCTTCTCTGCCAGGCAGTGCCCCCGGGTGACTCCCCAGTACAGCTCCTGCTTGCCCTGCTGGCCTGGTGCACCTCAGAGCCCCGCATACTGTGTCCCCTGTACACTGCATCCCCTACGGACACCCTTGCTGTGCACACACACCGCATCCTCTACGCACGCCCTCAGTGCACACACTACAGCCCCTACACGCTGCATCCTCTGTACACACCTTTCATGCACACATTGCACCCCCTACCCACTGCACCCTCTATGAAACACTCAATCCACACGTATCTCCTACACACTGCACCCCCTATACACCCCCTAAGTGCACACATCGCATCCCCTGTGCACATCCTCCATGCACACACTGCAGCCCCTGCACACCGCAACTCCCCTCGCACACTGTGCCCTCAGCACGCCTCCCTCCCGCACTGCCTGAGCTTGCTGTCCCGGTGCCATTCCCCCTCGTCACACCTGTGCTCTGTGTCCCCTCACGGCCCCTCTGATCCCCGGGTGGCCCCCCGACCCCAGGGTGGTGGTGTCCCCATAGTGGGGACAGCTCAGGCCCCAGCACCCCAGCTCGGCCCTAGTCCAGGCGCGGGGTTGTGCCAGGGGAACTTCACAGGTCAACTCGGGGGCAGATATTGGGGAAACTGGTGGGACTGGTGGGAGTGGAGCCTCGTGTGTGAGGGTGTGGCATGGGATGGGGCTTCATGCACTGGGAGGAGCTTCTTGGGTGCAGGAAGGGAGCAGGGTGGCAGTGGCACAGGGGGGGCATGTCACAGGAAACGAGGCCCAGCAGTGCTCCCACCAAAGACCACCCGGACACCGGGGTCCCTGGCCCAGAGTCGGGGGACAGAGGCCGCTGCATCAGGCATGCCAAACTACCTCGTTGGGGCGGGCAGGCGCCTCCTCCCGCCCACTCACACCCTTGGGTGACAGAGCAGGCCGAGCGCGGGGCGATGCTCACCTCTACCTCAGCGTGCGGCAGGCCAGGCTGCGGCTCGGTGCCACCGGGGCAGCTGGCCAGGCTCCCGTGGGTGCTCCCGCTGTGGCAACGCAACTCTCTCTATATATCTATTAAAGGAAATGAACTGATGAACCAAACTGGTGTCTAGGGTAATGTCTGTGACACGGAGTCACCCACTTCGCTCCAGTGCCCAGGCTTGGAACAATTCAGGGGGTGCAGGACACCCTCTCAGCCCCTTTTGGGACACCATAAGGTGGCAGCTGCTGTGCCCAAGGGCCGCAGCCCGCTGACCTTTGCCTCCAGCACAGGGTTGCCCCAGCTCCATGGGGAAAATGCAGccggctctggggcagccagatGCCCTGTGCCCCcagagatgcccctgtgccctcAAGGGCGAGTAGGAGCAGACAGGGCGCTGAGGTCCAGATGTGCCAGCCAAAGCGtggggctgcccagccccagaAGGTGCCCAGGGGTAGCTTACCCACAGCTGGGTGGCTCCCTGAAGCTGCCTGTGCCAGGCAAGAGACACGGGGCACGGCCATGAGGCTGCAAAGGCCACAGCTGTGGGGCTGTAAAGGGCATGGCCGTGTGGCTGTGAGGTTGCGGCCAGGTGAGATGCAAACAGTGCCGGGCCAGTCTGGCACTCGGGCAGTGCCCGTGGAGGGCATGAGTGAGCTGGCTGGAGCTGAAAGGGTTGCAGGTAGACAAATGGGTGCCCACGGCTGCAGAGATAGGTACACATGGGTGAGTACGGAGGCACGCAAGCAGCTGAATCCCCACACTCATACACACAGGTCACTTCAGCGCGCTCCCATTCACACGCACAAACTGACTGGCATTCACGCTGCCTTGTGCACGCACACTCAGATGCACACACAGTCGCGCTCGCACACAAGCGCTTGTgtgagcacacacatgccggcacTCCCACATACACATGTGCTTGCACCCACTCACAGGCACCTACGCATGTGAGCAGACTcctcccagcacccaggggaAGAGACCCGGGCAGGGAGGGCATCCATGGGGACAGACCCCTGGCACAGAGAGCACGGACGGGGTCAGATGCCAGCACCTCTGGGGACAGACCCTCCTGGAACAAAGGCACCCATGGGGACAGATCCCGTTATGCCTGGGGAaagacccccagcacccctggggaGGGACCCCGATACCCCTGGGGACAGAGCCCGGCGCTCCTGGGGAcaccccggccgggccccccgccgcggcggtgCCGGCGCTGTCCAGGGTGCTGCAGCGCCgagcgctgccggggcggggcccggggacggggacccaggcgtcccgggatggggcgggcgggggggtcctggagggtccgAAGGGGACCGAGAGCCTTTGTGCCAGCCCCCCAAGAGGGGGCTGTGCGGTGCCTGTGCGTGGCGGCCCCTCCACAGGCAGCACTCCCGCAGCCCcctggcacagcacggcacggcaagcggggggccggagcgggaTCGATCCGGCCGTAATTGGGGTCTCGCGTCCCCTGTCACTGCCAGGCAGCGCTGGCCGTGGCTCATCGAGCGCCGagggccccggggggccgggagggcgcaCACGCCCCATGTTCCCCCTCATTAGGCGGCTCAGGGGGAGACGTGCGAGGCCATGCTCCCCGGGGGGCTCGGGGACACGGCTGCTGTCACCTGAGTAACCAGCCCCGATCGATGCCCACTTCCCGCATCCCGCAGGGCCTATAATTGAGTGGGAGGGAGGagccggagggcgaggggccgtggggacgaTCCAGCCTAGCCAGAGAGGTGCTGGATCAGGGCCTCAGCGCCAGGCGGTGGGCAGGGGCCATGGCACTGCTGCGGGCTGCGTGCGCTGGGCCTACGtaggccctggctgcccccaacCCAGGGACGCGGCTGGAGCATCCCTCTCCTGCCCAAGAGCATGCACACGTGTACGTGTGGGTCTCTGCTGGCCCGACAGGGCATGGAGGGGTGCATGTGCCACACAGAGGTGGCATCTCTgaccccttccccccttcccgaCGTCAGTGCCTCCCCACAAGACCCCTTGCCCTGCGTGTGGGGacaccccagccctgccggggatGCCGTGGCCTGGCTGGGATTCCAGCGGTAGCCAGGGCACCTGTGTGGGTGGCTCTGCCCCCAACCTTGGGGGCTGGCGTGCGTCACTTCACACCTCTTGCTGGCTCAGCCTGCCCTAGCCCCGCAGCTTGCTGGTCTTCAGTCCTGGGGGGCCACGGCCCCGACCTCCCTCCTGTCCTGGTGTCACAGGGACAGGATCCACGGGGCTCCAGCAGGGAGGCCAGATGTGGGGCAGCAGCTTGCGCTGACCCTGCGCAATGGGTCCACCCCAACACCTGCCTGGGGTGGTTCTGGGCACCCCTGGGACCCTCTTTTAGCATTGACTCCCCCCTTGTGgagctggggggtcccagggcagacCCAGgacccagggcaggggagggacagGGCTCTCACTGGGGCCAGGAGGGTGCTGGATTtggctcctccaccttcccccgGGCCCAAGGGGTGTCCTGCCCGAGCCGGACCCTGGTCCTGCTGCCTTGCAGTGTGTGCTGAAGAGAGGCAGGGTGTGTCTGGCTCCTCCGCTCCCTAAATCTTGTGCTGGAGGCCTCCAAGGGCTGGGGCTCCATCCCCAGCCGGTCCCCAGGGTCCAGCAGCTCTGGGCCCTGCTCTGTGGATACCTGCTTGGGAGGTCAACCCTGATTTGGACATCCCTAGAAGCCTTCAATCAAAGCCCATGGGGCATCTGTGCACCCAACCCGCAGGGATCTCGCCCCGAGGGGGTCACTTACCCCCGTCACACTGTGGGGTGGGCTGCAGGAGT comes from Struthio camelus isolate bStrCam1 chromosome Z, bStrCam1.hap1, whole genome shotgun sequence and encodes:
- the LOC104152018 gene encoding AT-rich interactive domain-containing protein 3A isoform X3, with product MSLFTSGGCGAGSQSSACGCGRARLPGRPRWRPRADFGAEAYAKKPSQYRGHKLGMLEDGGTPVNRIPIMAKQVLDLYTLYRLVTDKGGLVEVINKKIWREITKGLNLPTSITSAAFTLRTQYMKYLYPYECEKQALSSPGELQAAIDSNRREGRRQTFGTALFNYSPTGTPTLLGSPKMSLPALSISTHSCSQISQVHTVKKEDSALSAPVPGRIAIPVGLAGHHLVAAQAAAASQAAVLEQLREKLETGEPPEKKVALTAEEQQRLMQHALQHNLLAMASQFPMNIKISNRDDRQETALNLSTNGISSINMSIEINGVVYTGVLFARRPTAPPAPSGPGGGSAQSQPSPMPTPNPLLPAPSHSHTPASTSP
- the LOC104152018 gene encoding AT-rich interactive domain-containing protein 3A isoform X4, translating into MSLRCGAPRDKGTDGPGVACTGRDGLSRKELYELDEDPKRKEFLDDLFGFMQKRGTPVNRIPIMAKQVLDLYTLYRLVTDKGGLVEVINKKIWREITKGLNLPTSITSAAFTLRTQYMKYLYPYECEKQALSSPGELQAAIDSNRREGRRQTFGTALFNYSPTGTPTLLGSPKMSLPALSISTHSCSQISQVHTVKKEDSALSAPVPGRIAIPVGLAGHHLVAAQAAAASQAAVLEQLREKLETGEPPEKKVALTAEEQQRLMQHALQHNLLAMASQFPMNIKISNRGSKHDDRQETALNLSTNGISSINMSIEINGVVYTGVLFARRPTAPPAPSGPGGGSAQSQPSPMPTPNPLLPAPSHSHTPASTSP
- the LOC104152018 gene encoding AT-rich interactive domain-containing protein 3A isoform X5, with translation MRQVCRTGRTSLGGPTPVADTSPSSAPFIRPLYELDEDPKRKEFLDDLFGFMQKRGTPVNRIPIMAKQVLDLYTLYRLVTDKGGLVEVINKKIWREITKGLNLPTSITSAAFTLRTQYMKYLYPYECEKQALSSPGELQAAIDSNRREGRRQTFGTALFNYSPTGTPTLLGSPKMSLPALSISTHSCSQISQVHTVKKEDSALSAPVPGRIAIPVGLAGHHLVAAQAAAASQAAVLEQLREKLETGEPPEKKVALTAEEQQRLMQHALQHNLLAMASQFPMNIKISNRDDRQETALNLSTNGISSINMSIEINGVVYTGVLFARRPTAPPAPSGPGGGSAQSQPSPMPTPNPLLPAPSHSHTPASTSP
- the LOC104152018 gene encoding AT-rich interactive domain-containing protein 3A isoform X7, whose product is MESLQRQQAARLARGPDAAPRRPPAQPGPGQPPPAAPRRRPAPGPRPPPQQQEEEEEEEEGEEEEEEEEGEPRDPPPPQPHEWTYEEQFKQLYELDEDPKRKEFLDDLFGFMQKRGTPVNRIPIMAKQVLDLYTLYRLVTDKGGLVEVINKKIWREITKGLNLPTSITSAAFTLRTQYMKYLYPYECEKQALSSPGELQAAIDSNRREGRRQTFGTALFNYSPTGTPTLLGSPKMSLPALSISTHSCSQISQVHTVKKEDSALSAPVPGRIAIPVGLAGHHLVAAQAAAASQAAVLEQLREKLETGEPPEKKVALTAEEQQRLMQHALQHNLLAMASQFPMNIKISNRDDRQETALNLSTNGISSINMSIEINGVVYTGVLFARRPTAPPAPSGPGGGSAQSQPSPMPTPNPLLPAPSHSHTPASTSP
- the LOC104152018 gene encoding AT-rich interactive domain-containing protein 3A isoform X6, which encodes MSLRCGAPRDKGTDGPGVACTGRDGLSRKELYELDEDPKRKEFLDDLFGFMQKRGTPVNRIPIMAKQVLDLYTLYRLVTDKGGLVEVINKKIWREITKGLNLPTSITSAAFTLRTQYMKYLYPYECEKQALSSPGELQAAIDSNRREGRRQTFGTALFNYSPTGTPTLLGSPKMSLPALSISTHSCSQISQVHTVKKEDSALSAPVPGRIAIPVGLAGHHLVAAQAAAASQAAVLEQLREKLETGEPPEKKVALTAEEQQRLMQHALQHNLLAMASQFPMNIKISNRDDRQETALNLSTNGISSINMSIEINGVVYTGVLFARRPTAPPAPSGPGGGSAQSQPSPMPTPNPLLPAPSHSHTPASTSP
- the LOC104152018 gene encoding AT-rich interactive domain-containing protein 3A isoform X1, translating into MSLRCGAPRDKGTDGPGVACTGRDGLSRKEVPGPAREPAAVWGRLQCRGVRGAAVRPLSLPRARGVGFPRGRHRDFEAERLCRGGRARFGRGQAGARPTPGGWTAPLQGARCSAGPTTTACPCLSFPIWLYELDEDPKRKEFLDDLFGFMQKRGTPVNRIPIMAKQVLDLYTLYRLVTDKGGLVEVINKKIWREITKGLNLPTSITSAAFTLRTQYMKYLYPYECEKQALSSPGELQAAIDSNRREGRRQTFGTALFNYSPTGTPTLLGSPKMSLPALSISTHSCSQISQVHTVKKEDSALSAPVPGRIAIPVGLAGHHLVAAQAAAASQAAVLEQLREKLETGEPPEKKVALTAEEQQRLMQHALQHNLLAMASQFPMNIKISNRDDRQETALNLSTNGISSINMSIEINGVVYTGVLFARRPTAPPAPSGPGGGSAQSQPSPMPTPNPLLPAPSHSHTPASTSP
- the LOC104152018 gene encoding AT-rich interactive domain-containing protein 3A isoform X2 is translated as MSLRCGAPRDKGTDGPGVACTGRDGLSRKEVPGPAREPAAVWGRLQCRGVRGAAVRPLSLPRARGVGFPRGRHRDFEAERLCRGGRARFGRGQAGARPTPGGWTAPLQGARCSAGPTTTACPCLSFPIWLYELDEDPKRKEFLDDLFGFMQKRGTPVNRIPIMAKQVLDLYTLYRLVTDKGGLVEVINKKIWREITKGLNLPTSITSAAFTLRTQYMKYLYPYECEKQALSSPGELQAAIDSNRREGRRQTFGTALFNYSPTGTPTLLGSPKMSLPALSISTHSCSQISQVHTVKKDSALSAPVPGRIAIPVGLAGHHLVAAQAAAASQAAVLEQLREKLETGEPPEKKVALTAEEQQRLMQHALQHNLLAMASQFPMNIKISNRDDRQETALNLSTNGISSINMSIEINGVVYTGVLFARRPTAPPAPSGPGGGSAQSQPSPMPTPNPLLPAPSHSHTPASTSP